In Chloracidobacterium sp., one genomic interval encodes:
- a CDS encoding tetratricopeptide repeat protein translates to MPFSAAAQGKVTLGKPLDDGGGALGQKVADITGDTSPGGRRRSEAVKPFVMGYYGWNLKGITQLGIAKLETIRINIDRLVLNLYDPELDPVLKAIVARNQNSATDWGDPTEAESKAIQEFVVQKWTGKYTGISSMLESLKSGRPEEPKNDPAEQWKFKAGMALGEFGASLINWYKLPNNDKYVADINKKLASLTEGFDPQKRPADVPAAFLDNIKNLQALGGRTSYTDNEKQALAAMLRTTLLSFVGDAAAPATVSQPAKPAVQKPAVKPPARALLSTAADHIKRGDDLGEQGKYLEAIKEYDAAVTLAPSSGEAYFKRALAYDKAEMTAPARADFTNAIELKYNTSVAYFNRGTLSMREFPRSAIEDFSAALRLDPSNADTYFNRGWTYNSLMQYDRTIEDMTKVISLSPKYLRAYLMRALAYCKQGLPQEAIADLKTANSLGANATLSCPK, encoded by the coding sequence ATGCCGTTTAGTGCAGCCGCACAGGGCAAGGTCACACTCGGGAAGCCGCTCGATGACGGCGGCGGCGCACTGGGACAGAAGGTCGCGGATATCACCGGGGACACCTCGCCCGGCGGGCGCCGACGCAGCGAGGCCGTAAAGCCTTTCGTTATGGGATATTACGGCTGGAATTTGAAGGGTATTACGCAGCTCGGCATCGCAAAGCTCGAAACGATACGCATCAACATCGACCGCCTGGTGCTGAATCTTTACGATCCGGAACTCGACCCCGTACTTAAGGCGATAGTCGCCCGCAATCAGAATTCGGCCACGGACTGGGGCGACCCGACCGAGGCGGAAAGCAAGGCGATACAGGAATTCGTCGTGCAGAAGTGGACCGGCAAGTACACAGGCATCAGCTCGATGCTCGAATCGCTCAAATCGGGACGCCCCGAGGAGCCGAAGAACGACCCGGCCGAGCAGTGGAAATTCAAAGCGGGTATGGCTCTTGGCGAGTTCGGCGCCTCTTTGATCAACTGGTACAAGCTCCCGAACAACGACAAATATGTCGCAGATATAAACAAGAAGCTCGCGTCGCTCACAGAAGGTTTTGATCCGCAAAAGAGGCCCGCGGACGTTCCCGCGGCATTCCTCGACAATATTAAAAACCTGCAGGCTCTAGGCGGCCGCACAAGCTACACTGATAATGAAAAGCAAGCTCTTGCGGCAATGCTCCGCACCACGCTGCTTTCGTTCGTCGGCGATGCGGCGGCGCCGGCGACTGTCTCACAGCCCGCAAAACCGGCCGTTCAAAAACCTGCCGTGAAGCCGCCCGCCCGCGCATTGCTCTCGACCGCGGCCGATCATATAAAGCGCGGCGACGACCTGGGTGAACAGGGCAAGTATCTTGAAGCCATAAAGGAGTACGATGCCGCGGTAACGCTGGCGCCAAGCAGCGGTGAGGCGTACTTCAAACGAGCACTCGCATATGATAAAGCAGAGATGACAGCGCCCGCCCGGGCCGATTTTACAAACGCGATCGAGCTAAAATACAACACGTCGGTCGCTTACTTCAACCGCGGCACGCTGAGTATGCGCGAGTTTCCACGCAGCGCCATCGAAGACTTCAGTGCCGCGCTCCGGCTCGACCCTTCGAACGCTGACACATACTTCAACCGCGGCTGGACGTACAACTCACTTATGCAATACGACCGCACCATCGAAGATATGACCAAGGTGATCTCACTCTCGCCGAAGTATCTCCGGGCGTATTTGATGCGGGCCTTGGCGTACTGCAAGCAAGGTTTGCCGCAGGAGGCCATCGCCGACCTGAAGACGGCCAACTCGCTCGGTGCCAACGCCACCCTCAGCTGCCCTAAGTAG
- a CDS encoding oligosaccharide flippase family protein, with the protein MSVTEYLMLGGFVLVNFLINHYYGTEVVGVYALSFAIAQIGILGIGSVFSLLMRRDLSIGEYSANSYLAKVQILRSGNMAIVLVFAAAVILGFYSSLRVNLIFILLMICIKGVDALNETYYTAHQTLQDLREYGVFKCSNAIIFVGISAFVCISRFDIVYLYLAQLVCAALMLAVNVFRWQKIRAKQVEEKGLRCVDFRFLLIESYPLIVSAMVFQLGLRANNVLIFDVLGEKDLGIFSLIVITVGVFAGVANTLAIVFFGRLSRVFVEEPRAFSRRLHQTIGLFLGLGIMLMAACLVITPLSEFAFGLAFDRTLYTVMAAAIPFMFMVSCLGTMFTVIRKQKVGMYLTVVVMVFNLLAYFYLPQRYGLIGAGYAFLITAIIQSMLIYLGTIVSLRLIDRDGRFDQSPSRQ; encoded by the coding sequence GTGAGCGTGACCGAGTATTTGATGCTCGGCGGTTTTGTGCTGGTTAATTTCCTGATCAACCATTATTACGGAACCGAGGTAGTCGGTGTGTATGCCCTTTCTTTTGCAATAGCGCAAATTGGCATCCTGGGTATCGGCAGTGTGTTTTCGCTGCTGATGAGGCGTGATCTGAGCATTGGGGAATACTCCGCAAACTCCTATCTTGCGAAAGTACAGATCCTCAGGTCAGGCAACATGGCGATCGTCTTGGTCTTCGCTGCCGCCGTTATTCTTGGTTTTTATTCTTCGTTGCGGGTAAACCTGATATTCATATTGTTGATGATCTGTATTAAGGGCGTCGATGCCTTGAATGAAACCTACTATACGGCGCATCAAACCTTACAAGACCTTCGTGAGTACGGTGTCTTTAAGTGTTCAAATGCGATCATTTTTGTGGGTATCTCAGCATTCGTCTGTATCAGCCGATTTGACATCGTTTACCTTTATCTTGCCCAGCTTGTATGTGCCGCGTTAATGTTAGCCGTCAACGTTTTTCGGTGGCAAAAAATACGCGCTAAACAGGTCGAAGAAAAAGGCCTTCGGTGTGTGGACTTTCGCTTCCTTTTGATCGAATCATACCCGCTGATCGTCAGTGCGATGGTATTTCAGTTAGGTTTGCGGGCAAATAACGTATTGATATTCGATGTCCTCGGGGAAAAAGATCTTGGGATTTTTTCCTTGATCGTCATCACGGTAGGTGTTTTTGCCGGTGTGGCAAACACACTTGCCATTGTCTTTTTCGGCCGGCTGAGCAGGGTGTTTGTAGAGGAACCGCGGGCCTTTTCGAGAAGATTACATCAGACGATCGGACTGTTTCTGGGCCTCGGGATTATGCTGATGGCGGCGTGCCTTGTAATTACGCCTCTGAGCGAGTTTGCATTTGGCCTCGCTTTCGATCGGACATTGTACACCGTGATGGCGGCCGCAATTCCTTTCATGTTCATGGTAAGTTGTTTAGGAACAATGTTCACGGTAATACGCAAACAAAAGGTCGGTATGTACCTAACAGTGGTCGTGATGGTTTTCAATCTATTGGCATATTTTTATTTGCCGCAGCGTTATGGTTTGATCGGGGCGGGATATGCCTTTTTGATCACGGCGATCATCCAGAGCATGCTTATCTACCTTGGCACAATAGTATCCTTAAGGCTCATCGATCGCGATGGGCGATTTGATCAAAGTCCGAGCCGACAATGA
- a CDS encoding class I SAM-dependent methyltransferase, producing the protein MNFIKDIIKNRLYDSYLSRFDFGAESRKAMKLVKGHTMSTPIDMATLYELVIHLDRYNVEGDLVECGVWKGGSAGIMAAASLRGAKEAKRVLHLFDLFDDIVAPDPEKDAGRGVDEINEFLKKKGKTLSDISANETLTGIYDGHGGHGKVEIVRELLVNKIRYPESKLCFHVGLFQDTVPAADDIGKIAMLRLDGDWYDSIKIPLDHLYDRVVKGGVVIVDDYWTYEGCRRAVDEFMEENELTYFKCYSRPQTRFFFKT; encoded by the coding sequence ATGAATTTTATTAAGGATATTATAAAGAACAGACTTTACGATTCGTATCTCAGCCGTTTTGATTTTGGTGCGGAGTCACGAAAGGCGATGAAGCTGGTAAAAGGCCATACAATGTCAACACCGATCGATATGGCGACCCTTTACGAACTGGTAATACACCTCGATCGCTACAATGTCGAAGGCGACCTTGTCGAGTGCGGCGTTTGGAAAGGCGGCAGTGCCGGGATCATGGCCGCTGCGAGTTTACGGGGAGCGAAAGAGGCAAAACGGGTCCTCCATCTATTTGATCTGTTTGATGATATTGTCGCCCCCGATCCGGAAAAGGATGCCGGGCGGGGCGTTGATGAAATAAATGAATTTCTGAAGAAAAAGGGAAAGACGCTCTCGGATATTAGCGCAAACGAGACATTGACCGGTATCTATGACGGTCATGGCGGCCATGGCAAGGTTGAGATCGTTCGGGAATTACTTGTGAATAAGATAAGATACCCGGAATCGAAATTGTGTTTCCATGTCGGGTTGTTTCAGGATACGGTTCCGGCAGCCGATGATATAGGCAAGATCGCCATGCTGCGACTTGATGGTGATTGGTACGACTCGATCAAGATCCCGCTTGACCATTTGTATGATCGTGTTGTCAAAGGCGGCGTTGTGATCGTCGATGACTATTGGACCTACGAAGGATGTCGTCGCGCCGTCGATGAGTTTATGGAGGAAAACGAGCTGACCTATTTCAAATGCTATTCCCGGCCTCAAACCAGGTTCTTTTTTAAGACCTAG
- a CDS encoding NADP-dependent isocitrate dehydrogenase, with protein sequence MTDKSKIYYTLTDEAPMLATHSFLPILKAFTQRADIEVEVPDISLAGRILANFPECLKDGQRTSDALSELGVLATKPEANIIKLPNISASVPQLEEAIAELQKQGFAVPNYPAEPKTDEEIAVNKKYARVLGSAVNPVLREGNSDRRAPKAVKNYAKAHPHRMGAWSSESKTSVAHMTSGDFYGSENSTTAAAEGNFRIVFYGADGTEKVLKDLAPLKAGEVIDTSVMDIAALRSFVKTAMAEAKAKDVLLSAHLKATMMKVSDPIIFGAIVETYFKDVFDKYKETFAELEIDPKFGLATLFEKISGHAQEAEIRADIARTIEQGPRLAMVNSDNGITNFHVSSDVIIDASMAALIRGGGKMWNKDGIEEDTVCIIPDRTYAGFYDAVIQDMKQNGAIDPRTFGSVPNVGLMAQKAEEYGSHDKTFQLSGAGTVKVEDENGNTLLEQKVNAGDIFRMCQTKDAPIRDWVKLAVNRARLSDTAAIFWLDKGRAHDAQIIKKVEEHLKEHDTDGLDIRIMDVRDAMLETLKRAREGKDTISVSGNVLRDYLTDLFPILELGTSAKMLSIVPLMNGGGLFETGAGGSAPKHIEQFLDEGYLRWDSLGEFLALQASLEHLAQTQGNAKAQVLADALDAANAKFLENDRSPARKVGGIDNRGSHFYLAMYWAESLAEQTADTELAAQFAPVAAAMKENEAKIGGELIAAQGKPQDIGGYYHPDAERTYAAMRPSAALNSIIDGMKLP encoded by the coding sequence GGCCAACGAACAAGCGATGCTTTGAGCGAATTGGGCGTACTTGCGACCAAGCCGGAAGCGAACATCATAAAACTGCCTAATATCTCTGCGTCAGTACCGCAATTGGAAGAGGCCATCGCCGAGCTTCAAAAGCAGGGTTTCGCCGTACCGAATTATCCCGCCGAACCTAAAACCGACGAAGAGATCGCCGTCAACAAAAAGTACGCTCGCGTCCTCGGCAGCGCCGTTAATCCGGTTCTCAGAGAAGGCAATTCCGACAGGCGAGCGCCAAAGGCGGTAAAGAATTACGCGAAAGCTCATCCGCATCGAATGGGTGCGTGGAGTTCTGAATCGAAGACCTCGGTCGCGCATATGACCTCCGGCGATTTCTACGGATCTGAGAATTCGACGACGGCCGCGGCCGAAGGAAATTTCAGGATCGTATTCTACGGGGCCGATGGTACTGAAAAAGTGCTGAAAGATCTTGCACCGCTGAAGGCCGGCGAGGTCATCGACACATCGGTAATGGATATCGCCGCACTCAGGTCTTTTGTCAAAACGGCGATGGCCGAGGCAAAAGCAAAGGACGTACTGCTTTCCGCACACTTGAAGGCGACGATGATGAAGGTCTCGGACCCGATCATCTTCGGTGCCATCGTTGAGACATACTTCAAAGACGTTTTCGACAAATACAAAGAGACCTTCGCCGAGCTTGAGATCGATCCGAAATTCGGCCTCGCCACTCTGTTCGAAAAGATCTCGGGCCATGCACAAGAGGCCGAGATCAGGGCCGACATCGCCCGCACGATCGAGCAAGGGCCGCGGCTTGCGATGGTCAATTCCGACAACGGCATTACAAATTTTCACGTCTCGTCGGACGTGATCATCGACGCCTCGATGGCAGCCCTTATTCGCGGCGGCGGCAAGATGTGGAATAAGGACGGCATAGAGGAAGATACGGTCTGCATCATTCCCGACCGCACATATGCCGGCTTTTACGATGCGGTCATTCAGGATATGAAACAGAACGGAGCGATCGACCCGCGCACTTTCGGCTCTGTCCCGAATGTCGGCCTCATGGCACAAAAGGCCGAAGAATACGGCTCGCATGACAAGACCTTTCAGCTTTCGGGCGCCGGCACGGTAAAGGTCGAGGACGAGAATGGGAACACTCTGCTCGAACAAAAAGTGAACGCCGGCGATATCTTCAGGATGTGCCAGACCAAGGATGCGCCGATACGCGATTGGGTAAAGCTCGCCGTAAATCGGGCGAGGCTCTCAGATACGGCCGCGATATTTTGGCTCGATAAGGGCCGTGCACACGACGCGCAGATAATAAAAAAGGTCGAGGAACACCTCAAGGAACACGATACTGACGGGCTCGATATCCGCATCATGGATGTCCGCGATGCGATGCTTGAAACGCTGAAACGCGCCCGCGAAGGCAAGGACACGATCTCGGTCTCGGGTAATGTGCTGCGCGACTACCTGACAGACCTTTTCCCGATCCTTGAGTTGGGCACATCCGCAAAGATGCTCTCGATCGTGCCGCTGATGAATGGCGGCGGACTTTTTGAGACGGGTGCGGGAGGTTCGGCGCCGAAGCACATCGAGCAGTTTTTGGATGAAGGCTACCTGCGTTGGGATTCTCTGGGCGAATTTCTTGCCCTTCAGGCGAGCCTCGAACACCTCGCCCAAACGCAAGGCAATGCGAAGGCACAAGTATTGGCTGACGCCTTGGATGCGGCAAATGCAAAATTCCTCGAGAACGACCGTTCGCCGGCGCGAAAGGTCGGCGGGATCGACAATCGCGGCTCACATTTCTATCTCGCGATGTATTGGGCCGAAAGCCTTGCGGAACAGACCGCCGACACCGAGCTTGCGGCACAGTTCGCCCCGGTCGCTGCAGCGATGAAGGAGAATGAGGCCAAGATCGGCGGCGAACTGATCGCGGCACAAGGCAAACCGCAGGACATCGGCGGCTATTACCATCCTGACGCCGAGCGGACATATGCAGCGATGCGGCCTTCCGCAGCCTTGAATTCCATCATTGACGGAATGAAGCTTCCGTAA
- a CDS encoding DUF2945 domain-containing protein: protein MSEKDKSFAIGDHVAWNSEAGQVSGTIIKIHNADFDYKGHTHRASPDSPQYEIKSDKTDHIAAHRGDVLTKIED, encoded by the coding sequence ATGTCAGAAAAAGATAAGAGCTTTGCGATCGGCGACCACGTTGCGTGGAACTCAGAGGCGGGGCAGGTCTCCGGCACGATCATAAAGATCCACAATGCGGACTTCGACTACAAAGGCCACACGCATCGCGCAAGCCCCGACAGCCCGCAGTACGAGATCAAAAGCGACAAGACCGACCACATCGCGGCCCATCGCGGCGATGTTTTGACCAAGATCGAGGACTGA